The Aureitalea marina genome includes a window with the following:
- the radC gene encoding RadC family protein, with amino-acid sequence MYRFSIPLRGWKDEDRPREKFLLKGAAALSDAELLAVLIGSGTRDRSAVTIGRQLLNKAENQLNSLARFSLEDLCNFKGIGQVKAVKIAAALELGRRRQQEPARQRTSIQSSKHVFELLHAVLGDLPHEEFWCIYLNNANRVMCYDQLSKGGITGTMVDIRLVYRQAIRISAVAIILAHNHPSGTLKPSESDIRLTRKLVEAGKHLDVQVLDHLIITEKAYFSFADEQLL; translated from the coding sequence ATGTATCGATTTAGTATACCCCTAAGAGGATGGAAGGACGAAGACCGGCCCAGGGAGAAGTTTCTGCTTAAAGGTGCAGCAGCATTGAGCGATGCGGAGTTGTTGGCGGTGTTGATCGGGTCCGGGACCAGGGATCGATCTGCGGTGACCATTGGACGCCAATTATTAAACAAGGCGGAGAATCAATTGAATTCATTGGCACGCTTCAGCCTGGAAGATCTCTGCAATTTTAAAGGCATCGGACAGGTGAAAGCAGTAAAGATAGCCGCGGCCTTGGAGTTAGGCAGAAGAAGGCAGCAGGAACCGGCCAGACAACGAACAAGTATTCAATCCAGCAAACATGTCTTCGAGCTTCTGCATGCCGTTCTTGGTGATCTGCCACATGAAGAATTTTGGTGCATTTACCTGAACAATGCCAATCGGGTGATGTGCTATGATCAATTGAGCAAGGGTGGGATCACCGGAACCATGGTCGATATCAGATTGGTCTATCGCCAAGCCATTCGGATCAGTGCTGTAGCCATCATTCTGGCCCATAATCACCCTTCCGGTACCCTGAAGCCAAGTGAGTCTGATATTCGACTTACCCGGAAACTGGTAGAGGCCGGCAAACATCTGGATGTACAGGTTTTGGACCATCTAATAATCACTGAAAAAGCGTATTTTAGCTTTGCTGACGAACAACTCCTTTGA
- a CDS encoding DUF1569 domain-containing protein yields MESLFEQQGYQIIQDRLDKLSPDQPAKWGKMDVAQMLHHCQKAFEIPLGISTIKPPGGLMKLAFKVFKKTLYNDKPWGKGMRTAPEFLVKDAKVYETEKSRLLELAAQFHEKGKDHNWPIHPAFGKLTSEQWGKMQYKHLDHHLRQFGV; encoded by the coding sequence ATGGAGTCTTTATTCGAGCAGCAAGGATACCAAATTATCCAGGACCGATTGGACAAATTGAGTCCGGACCAGCCCGCCAAATGGGGAAAGATGGACGTCGCCCAAATGCTACATCATTGTCAGAAAGCTTTCGAAATACCGCTCGGAATATCCACCATCAAACCGCCGGGGGGCTTGATGAAATTGGCTTTTAAAGTATTCAAAAAGACCTTGTACAATGACAAGCCCTGGGGTAAAGGGATGAGAACTGCTCCGGAGTTCCTGGTAAAGGATGCCAAAGTCTATGAAACGGAAAAATCCAGGTTGCTGGAACTAGCGGCTCAGTTCCACGAAAAAGGCAAAGATCATAATTGGCCCATACACCCAGCGTTCGGAAAATTGACCTCGGAACAATGGGGTAAAATGCAATATAAA